A genomic stretch from Leptotrichia sp. HSP-536 includes:
- a CDS encoding Abi family protein, which produces MDQPFKKFKEQEMIISSRMSIDKDTISILKRFNYYSIINFYKAPFLEKNKNLRGKDKYIENFKFKYLKSLHDFDRELRILFFDNLTLLESFFKTAISYYFSETNGILKKNSYLLLENYNTGKKNSNILKISMVVNTLKKIKKDNEKMIIRHYNTTKDNIPFWIIIHYLTFGDISKLYSCLHKNVYDKICDHFKNLYKEEYGNLPNITHSFVRTYLVASSHFRNVAAHNERLYEFSSRETVNIKKVSDITSNRNQKLFTIYEGLKLFLPKEEFDALTEKLKLIIKTLEDKLENIININDILSRMDFPNDWHKN; this is translated from the coding sequence GTGGATCAGCCATTTAAAAAGTTCAAAGAGCAGGAAATGATTATATCAAGCAGAATGAGCATTGATAAAGATACAATTTCTATTTTGAAAAGATTTAATTACTATTCTATTATAAATTTTTATAAAGCTCCTTTTTTAGAAAAAAATAAAAATTTGAGAGGAAAAGATAAATACATTGAAAATTTTAAATTTAAATATTTAAAAAGTCTTCATGATTTTGATAGGGAATTGAGAATTTTATTTTTTGATAATTTGACATTGCTTGAAAGTTTTTTCAAAACAGCTATTTCTTATTATTTTTCAGAAACAAACGGAATTTTGAAAAAAAATTCGTATCTTCTTTTAGAGAATTACAATACTGGAAAGAAAAATTCAAATATTCTTAAAATTTCAATGGTGGTGAATACGTTGAAAAAGATAAAAAAAGATAATGAAAAAATGATAATAAGACATTATAACACTACAAAAGATAATATTCCTTTTTGGATTATAATTCACTATTTAACTTTTGGAGATATTAGCAAACTATATTCTTGTTTACATAAAAATGTATATGATAAAATTTGCGATCATTTTAAAAATTTGTATAAAGAAGAATATGGCAATCTTCCAAATATAACTCATTCATTTGTAAGAACTTATTTAGTTGCTAGCTCTCATTTTAGAAATGTTGCTGCCCATAACGAAAGGTTATACGAATTTTCTTCGAGAGAAACTGTTAATATAAAAAAAGTTAGTGATATTACATCAAATAGAAATCAAAAACTTTTTACGATTTACGAAGGGCTAAAATTATTTCTTCCCAAAGAAGAATTTGATGCATTAACAGAAAAATTAAAATTGATTATCAAAACTTTGGAAGATAAATTAGAAAATATTATAAATATAAATGATATTTTATCGAGAATGGATTTTCCAAATGATTGGCATAAAAATTAA
- the rsmA gene encoding 16S rRNA (adenine(1518)-N(6)/adenine(1519)-N(6))-dimethyltransferase RsmA has product MKRKKEKYQKKKKNIENENHKAKKKYGQNFLNDSNLLDEILNVANIDEETEALEIGPGLGFLTEKLIENSKFLTAFEIDDDLIPFLNKKFEKKENFKLIHQDFMEANLEKFFENKLNIKVVANIPYYITSPIINKLFEYRENIDEIYLMVQKEVAKRIASQPHSKNMSLLTHAVQFYAETEYLFTVPKEKFDPVPKVDSAFLGIKILKDKRYESQISEEKYFKYLKEAFSNKRKSIANNLMKLGFSKDVVGNALEKVGKTRLARTEEFSVQEFIDFIGILES; this is encoded by the coding sequence TTGAAAAGAAAAAAAGAAAAATATCAGAAAAAAAAGAAAAATATTGAAAATGAAAATCATAAGGCTAAGAAAAAATATGGGCAGAATTTTTTGAATGACAGCAATTTGTTGGATGAAATTTTGAATGTGGCAAATATTGATGAAGAAACAGAAGCTTTGGAAATAGGACCAGGGTTGGGATTTTTGACAGAAAAATTGATTGAAAATTCCAAATTTTTGACTGCTTTTGAGATAGATGATGATTTGATACCGTTTTTGAATAAAAAGTTTGAAAAAAAAGAAAATTTTAAATTGATTCATCAGGATTTTATGGAAGCAAATTTAGAAAAATTTTTTGAAAATAAACTAAATATTAAAGTTGTAGCAAATATTCCGTACTATATAACTTCCCCAATTATTAATAAACTGTTTGAATACCGTGAAAATATCGATGAAATTTATCTGATGGTGCAAAAGGAAGTGGCAAAGCGGATTGCTTCACAGCCTCATAGCAAAAATATGAGCTTGCTTACGCACGCTGTCCAGTTTTATGCTGAAACAGAGTATTTATTTACTGTGCCAAAAGAAAAATTTGATCCTGTTCCAAAAGTCGATTCAGCATTTTTAGGAATAAAAATATTGAAAGATAAAAGATATGAAAGCCAGATTTCAGAAGAAAAATATTTTAAATATTTAAAGGAAGCCTTTTCTAATAAGAGAAAAAGCATTGCTAATAATCTAATGAAATTAGGATTTTCAAAGGATGTAGTAGGAAATGCGTTAGAAAAAGTTGGAAAAACACGTCTTGCACGGACTGAGGAATTTTCTGTTCAGGAATTTATTGATTTTATTGGAATTTTGGAAAGTTAA
- a CDS encoding transposase family protein, with translation MINNVERIKKLKEENYQKIFGIKKNTFDKMLKLLNESYRIEHLRGGHPPKLSVLDRLVIMLSYYRDYRTMENIAFEYGVAKSTICECVKWVENILVKSKEFSLPQKRELVRDTEIEVVLVDATECEIERPKKNSRNIIQEKGKNIL, from the coding sequence ATGATAAACAATGTTGAAAGAATAAAAAAACTTAAAGAAGAAAACTATCAGAAAATTTTTGGCATTAAAAAAAATACCTTTGACAAAATGCTGAAACTTTTGAATGAATCATACAGAATTGAACATTTAAGAGGCGGACATCCGCCAAAACTATCTGTTCTTGACAGACTCGTAATTATGCTTTCATACTATCGTGACTATAGAACTATGGAAAATATTGCCTTTGAATATGGTGTTGCAAAAAGTACCATCTGTGAGTGCGTTAAATGGGTTGAAAACATCTTGGTAAAAAGCAAGGAGTTTTCTTTGCCCCAAAAAAGGGAACTTGTCAGGGACACTGAGATAGAAGTCGTGCTGGTTGATGCTACGGAATGTGAAATTGAACGTCCTAAAAAAAACAGCAGAAATATTATTCAGGAAAAAGGAAAAAACATACTATAA
- the infC gene encoding translation initiation factor IF-3, whose amino-acid sequence MFFIRGNNKSNEPRINGRIRAREIRVIGDDGEQFGIMSARDALALATEKELDLVEISPNATPPVCKIMDYGKFKYEKTKKDKENKKKQKNVVVKEIRIKPHIDEHDKETKISQIEKFIAKEHKVKVSLRLTGRERLHAESAIKVLDEFASHFEEIATVEKKYGREQVQKFILLSPKK is encoded by the coding sequence GTGTTTTTTATAAGAGGAAATAACAAATCTAATGAACCGAGAATAAATGGGAGAATTAGAGCAAGAGAGATAAGAGTCATTGGTGATGATGGCGAACAATTTGGAATTATGTCGGCTAGAGATGCGTTGGCGCTTGCGACCGAAAAAGAATTGGATTTAGTTGAAATTTCACCAAATGCAACACCACCTGTATGTAAAATTATGGACTATGGAAAATTCAAGTATGAGAAAACGAAAAAAGACAAGGAAAATAAGAAAAAACAAAAAAATGTTGTTGTTAAAGAAATAAGAATAAAACCTCATATTGATGAACACGACAAGGAAACAAAAATTTCTCAAATTGAAAAATTTATAGCCAAAGAGCATAAAGTAAAAGTTAGCTTAAGACTTACAGGTAGAGAAAGATTACACGCAGAATCTGCTATTAAAGTATTAGACGAGTTTGCAAGCCATTTTGAAGAAATTGCAACTGTTGAGAAAAAATACGGAAGAGAACAGGTTCAAAAATTTATTTTATTATCGCCTAAAAAATAG
- a CDS encoding acyl-CoA thioesterase, with amino-acid sequence MKTSNLKKKSFKLRVYYYDTDKMGVVYHSNYLKWMEMARTEYFRDVFPYKNMEDMGFILPVKTLNIEYVNSAQYDEEIEIFVKIEEINNIKIRFSYEMYNLENVLKAKAETVNVFVDEKGKLKRISNELLEKIIK; translated from the coding sequence ATGAAAACTTCCAATTTGAAAAAGAAGAGCTTTAAACTTAGAGTTTATTATTATGATACTGATAAAATGGGAGTTGTTTATCATTCAAATTATCTGAAATGGATGGAAATGGCACGAACTGAATATTTTAGAGATGTTTTTCCATATAAGAATATGGAAGATATGGGTTTTATATTGCCGGTAAAAACTTTAAATATTGAATATGTTAATTCGGCACAGTATGATGAGGAAATCGAAATTTTTGTAAAAATTGAAGAAATTAATAATATTAAAATCAGATTTTCGTATGAAATGTATAATTTGGAAAATGTTTTAAAGGCAAAAGCTGAAACTGTAAATGTTTTTGTGGATGAAAAAGGAAAATTGAAAAGAATTTCAAATGAACTGCTGGAAAAAATTATTAAATAA
- a CDS encoding DKNYY domain-containing protein — MSNRSIKDKNNVYYQGKKFKETDPKTFKALGYNYFKDKNNVYYFGKIFEGADPKTFEVLGYSYSKDKNNVYYYKEKIEEADSETFEITISPYDRLNASHETKDKNHKYHYGKIITN; from the coding sequence TTGTCGAACAGGTCTATTAAAGATAAAAATAATGTGTACTATCAAGGAAAGAAATTTAAAGAAACTGATCCTAAAACTTTTAAAGCATTAGGATATAATTATTTTAAAGATAAAAATAATGTGTATTATTTTGGAAAAATATTTGAAGGAGCTGATCCTAAAACTTTTGAAGTATTAGGGTATAGTTATTCTAAAGATAAAAACAACGTGTATTACTATAAAGAAAAAATTGAAGAGGCTGACTCAGAAACTTTTGAAATAACCATTAGTCCTTATGACAGACTAAATGCTAGTCATGAAACTAAAGATAAAAATCATAAATATCATTACGGGAAAATAATAACTAACTAA
- the hpt gene encoding hypoxanthine phosphoribosyltransferase, translated as MAKDFEFGIKKQLITKKELEKKVKELGEKITEDFKNENEPLIVVGLLKGSMVFMADLIRQIKLPLEIDFLEASSYGEGTQTSREVKILKDLRSTISGKNVLVVEDIIDSGFTLKKVLQLLGSRNPKKVSLCTLLDKPERREVEVDVQYIGFEIPNEFVVGYGLDFNENYRNLEYIGIAEPSLFE; from the coding sequence ATGGCAAAAGATTTTGAATTTGGAATAAAAAAACAGTTAATAACAAAGAAAGAACTTGAAAAAAAAGTAAAGGAATTAGGGGAAAAAATTACTGAAGATTTTAAAAATGAAAATGAGCCGTTAATAGTAGTAGGACTTTTAAAGGGTTCTATGGTATTTATGGCTGATTTGATCAGGCAGATAAAATTACCGCTTGAGATTGATTTTTTAGAGGCATCAAGTTATGGGGAAGGAACTCAAACTTCAAGAGAAGTTAAAATCTTGAAAGATTTAAGAAGTACGATTAGCGGGAAAAATGTTTTAGTTGTGGAAGATATTATTGATTCAGGATTTACATTGAAAAAGGTGTTACAGCTTTTAGGAAGCAGAAATCCTAAGAAAGTGTCATTGTGTACACTATTGGATAAGCCTGAAAGAAGAGAAGTGGAAGTTGATGTTCAGTATATTGGGTTTGAAATTCCAAATGAATTTGTTGTAGGATATGGACTTGATTTTAATGAAAATTACAGAAATCTTGAATATATTGGAATTGCTGAGCCATCATTGTTTGAATAA
- a CDS encoding KH domain-containing protein, whose translation MSKYFETVDFWVENLLDSTENYTVESNEKGKFVDITINVMRDDMGKIIGKNGRIITALRVLMSSIGKKDRKSVKIEVKEM comes from the coding sequence ATGAGTAAATATTTTGAAACAGTAGATTTTTGGGTTGAGAATCTGTTGGATTCGACTGAAAATTATACAGTTGAGAGTAATGAAAAAGGAAAATTTGTGGATATTACGATTAATGTAATGAGAGATGATATGGGGAAAATTATTGGTAAAAATGGGAGAATTATCACTGCTCTTAGAGTTCTTATGTCTTCAATTGGAAAAAAAGACAGAAAAAGTGTAAAAATTGAAGTTAAGGAAATGTAA
- a CDS encoding DUF4911 domain-containing protein — translation MENNQKEMKSWEYIIQTKKEHIDFINKVIEAYDGLGNVRTLDNQNGLIKILTNLYLLDDMDKAIETLRQKNIEMEILEKREWLGVL, via the coding sequence ATGGAAAATAATCAAAAAGAAATGAAAAGCTGGGAATACATCATTCAAACAAAAAAAGAACATATCGATTTTATTAACAAAGTTATAGAAGCATACGATGGCTTAGGAAATGTGAGAACTCTTGACAATCAAAACGGATTAATAAAAATTCTCACAAATTTATATCTTTTAGATGATATGGACAAGGCAATAGAAACATTAAGACAAAAAAATATTGAAATGGAAATTCTAGAAAAAAGAGAATGGCTTGGAGTATTATAA
- the lon gene encoding endopeptidase La: MQNKPFIATRELVVFPGVVTPIFIGRQSSLKSLEEAISRFDSKLILSAQRDANVEEPKFPEDVYETGVLVHVIQTVKMPNGNVKVLVEAKHRVLINQFPKDDKGVIYAEYEEIFSKPIDESKAEALKRRVIDEFSNYAQKTNKVLPDIIYNIKEINNIDKVFDLICTNLMIAVETKQELLETLDVEARAYKILSILEREIEIFVLEREIENRVKEQMAEVQKNYYLREKIKVMREEMGEGSDSEEELEELDQRVQDAKVPQDLKVKLVKELSRMKKMPDFSAESSVIRTYLETVLELPWEVSSNDEIDIEKAEKILNEDHYGLEEVKERILEFLAIKKLNKTLKGSIICLVGPPGVGKTSLAHSVARSMNRKFTRISLGGVRDEAEIRGHRRTYVGAMPGRIINSLKQVGVNNPVMLFDEIDKMASDFRGDPASAMLEVLDPAQNNSFEDHYIDHTFDLSNVFFICTANDLGGIPGPLRDRMEIISIESYTEFEKLNIAKRYLIPQTQEENGLKEFKISFSDKAVMKIINEYTREAGVRNLRREISKLFRKIAKEILVSKSDSKKISVSEAKVKKYLGNAKFRVDKVKEKEGKIGVVNGLAWTAVGGTTLEVQAVKMEGKGVLQLTGKLGDVMQESARVAYSYVRHIKNELGIKEKFNETTDVHLHFPEGAVPKDGPSAGITITTAIISVLTNKEVRQDVAMTGEITITGEVLAVGGIKEKVIGAHRVGIRDVVLPYDNKVDTEELPKEIANQMKFYFAKTYDDVKKVVFVNKDTKKVKKVVKKTMEKNSNKEENIQQ; this comes from the coding sequence ATGCAAAACAAACCATTTATAGCTACAAGAGAATTAGTTGTATTTCCAGGTGTTGTAACTCCGATTTTTATCGGTAGGCAGTCAAGCCTGAAAAGCCTTGAAGAAGCAATTTCAAGATTTGACAGCAAGCTAATTCTTTCAGCACAAAGAGATGCAAATGTGGAAGAGCCAAAATTTCCAGAAGATGTGTATGAAACAGGGGTATTGGTTCATGTAATACAGACAGTGAAAATGCCTAATGGGAATGTGAAAGTTCTGGTTGAGGCAAAACATAGAGTTTTAATTAATCAGTTTCCAAAAGACGATAAAGGTGTTATTTATGCTGAATACGAAGAAATTTTTTCAAAACCAATTGATGAAAGTAAAGCTGAAGCTTTAAAACGTAGGGTTATCGATGAATTTTCAAATTATGCACAAAAAACGAATAAAGTATTGCCAGATATTATTTATAACATAAAGGAAATTAACAATATTGACAAGGTTTTTGATTTGATTTGTACAAACTTGATGATCGCAGTCGAAACGAAACAGGAGTTGCTTGAAACGTTGGATGTGGAGGCTAGAGCGTATAAAATTTTGAGTATTCTTGAAAGAGAAATTGAGATTTTTGTGCTTGAGCGTGAAATTGAAAATCGTGTAAAAGAGCAAATGGCAGAAGTTCAGAAAAACTATTATTTGCGTGAAAAAATAAAGGTGATGCGTGAAGAAATGGGAGAAGGAAGCGATTCTGAAGAAGAATTGGAAGAGCTGGATCAAAGGGTTCAAGATGCTAAAGTTCCTCAAGATTTAAAGGTTAAATTGGTAAAGGAGCTTTCAAGAATGAAGAAAATGCCAGACTTTTCTGCAGAATCTTCAGTAATTAGAACATATCTTGAGACTGTACTTGAATTGCCATGGGAAGTTTCTTCAAATGATGAAATTGATATTGAAAAAGCTGAAAAAATTCTAAATGAGGATCATTATGGGCTGGAAGAAGTTAAGGAAAGAATATTAGAATTTTTGGCAATTAAGAAATTAAATAAAACATTAAAAGGTTCAATTATTTGTCTTGTGGGACCTCCAGGTGTCGGAAAAACATCGCTTGCACATTCGGTGGCACGTTCAATGAATAGAAAATTCACAAGAATCTCACTTGGCGGAGTAAGAGATGAGGCTGAAATTCGTGGGCATAGAAGAACTTACGTGGGAGCAATGCCGGGAAGAATTATAAATTCATTGAAACAAGTTGGTGTAAATAATCCAGTAATGCTATTTGATGAAATTGATAAAATGGCTTCTGACTTTAGAGGAGATCCCGCTTCAGCAATGCTGGAAGTTTTAGATCCTGCACAAAACAACTCATTTGAAGATCATTACATTGATCATACTTTTGACTTGTCAAATGTATTCTTTATTTGTACAGCAAATGATTTGGGCGGAATTCCAGGTCCGCTTCGTGACAGAATGGAAATTATTTCAATCGAATCGTACACAGAATTTGAAAAATTAAATATCGCAAAAAGGTATTTAATACCGCAAACACAAGAAGAAAACGGATTAAAAGAATTTAAAATTTCATTTTCTGATAAAGCAGTTATGAAAATTATAAATGAGTACACAAGAGAAGCTGGAGTGAGAAATTTACGAAGAGAAATTAGTAAATTATTTAGAAAAATAGCAAAAGAAATACTTGTATCAAAATCTGACAGTAAAAAAATCTCTGTTTCTGAGGCAAAAGTAAAAAAATATCTAGGAAATGCAAAATTCAGAGTGGACAAAGTTAAGGAAAAAGAAGGCAAAATTGGTGTTGTAAATGGGCTTGCGTGGACAGCTGTCGGAGGGACAACTCTAGAAGTGCAGGCAGTAAAAATGGAAGGAAAAGGTGTACTGCAGCTTACAGGAAAACTGGGAGACGTAATGCAGGAATCGGCTAGAGTGGCATATTCTTATGTAAGACACATAAAAAATGAACTTGGAATAAAGGAAAAATTCAACGAAACAACAGACGTTCATTTACATTTTCCAGAAGGAGCAGTACCGAAAGACGGGCCATCAGCAGGGATTACAATTACAACAGCAATAATCTCAGTATTGACTAATAAGGAAGTTAGGCAGGATGTAGCAATGACTGGAGAAATTACGATTACTGGAGAGGTTCTGGCAGTTGGTGGAATTAAGGAGAAGGTAATCGGAGCCCATAGGGTTGGTATAAGAGATGTTGTGCTTCCTTATGACAATAAAGTTGATACGGAAGAATTGCCAAAGGAAATTGCGAATCAGATGAAATTCTACTTTGCAAAAACTTATGATGATGTAAAAAAGGTTGTTTTTGTGAATAAAGATACAAAAAAAGTAAAAAAAGTTGTTAAAAAAACAATGGAAAAAAATTCAAATAAAGAAGAAAATATTCAACAATAA
- a CDS encoding DKNYY domain-containing protein, with product MKKLILTGMILMGIQIMAYIPPAPYYSIRNNSIYWAEKELKDIDLKTLTIITIDGENISLKDYLNNYNSKGQIDFHFIKDKNNVYYQGEKIEGADPDTFKAVRYNYYFKDKNNVYYKEQKIKGVDPDTFEALEHGYFKDKNNAYVSLGYKIEGADPDTFEVLGYRYSKDKNNVYNYKEKIEGADPDTFEILKHDYSKDKNNVYYQGKKIKDADSATFEVLNSIYCQDSYSKDKSNVYYEGKKIKDADPVTFELSNKLNVNYDAKDKNHKYRYGKITAD from the coding sequence ATGAAAAAATTAATTTTAACAGGAATGATTTTAATGGGAATTCAAATAATGGCATATATACCTCCTGCTCCGTATTATAGTATCAGGAATAACAGCATATATTGGGCTGAAAAGGAGCTAAAAGACATTGATCTTAAAACTTTGACAATAATTACAATCGATGGAGAAAATATTTCCTTAAAAGATTATCTAAATAATTATAATAGTAAAGGGCAAATAGATTTTCATTTCATCAAGGATAAAAATAACGTGTACTATCAAGGAGAAAAAATTGAAGGCGCTGATCCTGATACCTTTAAGGCAGTACGGTATAATTATTATTTTAAAGACAAAAATAATGTGTATTATAAAGAACAAAAAATTAAAGGAGTTGATCCTGATACTTTTGAAGCATTAGAACATGGTTATTTTAAAGATAAAAATAATGCATATGTTTCTCTTGGATATAAAATTGAAGGAGCTGACCCTGATACTTTTGAAGTATTAGGATATCGTTATTCTAAAGATAAAAACAATGTTTATAACTATAAAGAAAAAATTGAAGGCGCTGATCCTGACACCTTTGAAATATTAAAACATGATTATTCTAAAGATAAAAATAATGTGTATTATCAAGGAAAGAAAATCAAAGATGCTGATTCAGCAACTTTTGAAGTATTAAACAGTATTTATTGTCAAGATTCTTATTCTAAAGATAAAAGTAATGTCTATTATGAAGGAAAAAAAATCAAAGACGCTGACCCTGTAACTTTTGAACTAAGTAATAAACTAAATGTTAATTATGACGCTAAAGATAAAAATCATAAATATCGTTATGGAAAAATAACAGCTGACTAA
- the rpmI gene encoding 50S ribosomal protein L35, protein MPKMKTHKGTKKRVKVTGSGKISLRHSGKSHILTKKTHKRKKRLGQDAIAPKGAERKIKKALAGQEGR, encoded by the coding sequence ATGCCAAAAATGAAAACACATAAAGGAACAAAAAAAAGAGTTAAAGTTACAGGAAGTGGAAAAATTTCTTTAAGACATTCAGGAAAGAGCCATATCTTGACTAAAAAGACTCATAAAAGAAAAAAACGTCTAGGACAAGATGCAATCGCTCCAAAAGGTGCTGAAAGAAAAATTAAAAAAGCATTGGCTGGACAAGAAGGAAGATAG
- a CDS encoding WYL domain-containing protein: protein MKKVRVRISDFMNEIIKSDSEYFKIPVGRIGNIIFKYYMDKNLNKVELGNFSGEVLQFNLNKNNDEIFMDTFVRSGVETEAEYWRNIIFTYINNLRYKREEILFEKIFRKIKEGMQDKRKIKIKYHKYIRLVNPYFVKVADDENRSYLFCYCEKNNDYRNYRISEIEEVWFTNENIEIKDKKYIDDMYKNFDPFLSYKNTVKVEFTEKGVELYEKVLTNRPRLLNKKDGIYIFECDNKLALVYFAQFFSNVKILEPIELQQKLKNELKRTIEIYENEEEKNV from the coding sequence ATGAAGAAGGTTAGAGTTAGAATTTCGGATTTTATGAATGAAATTATAAAAAGTGATTCGGAGTATTTTAAAATCCCTGTGGGAAGGATAGGAAATATAATTTTTAAATATTATATGGACAAAAATTTGAATAAAGTGGAATTGGGAAACTTTTCAGGAGAAGTGCTGCAATTTAACTTGAATAAAAATAATGATGAAATTTTTATGGATACTTTTGTTAGAAGTGGAGTTGAAACTGAGGCTGAATATTGGAGAAATATAATTTTTACATATATCAATAATTTACGATATAAACGTGAAGAAATATTATTTGAAAAGATTTTTAGGAAAATTAAGGAAGGAATGCAGGATAAAAGAAAGATAAAAATAAAATATCACAAATATATAAGGCTGGTAAATCCGTATTTTGTAAAAGTGGCGGATGATGAAAATAGATCTTATTTGTTTTGTTACTGTGAAAAAAATAATGACTATAGGAATTACAGAATTTCAGAAATAGAAGAAGTATGGTTTACAAATGAAAATATTGAAATAAAAGATAAAAAATATATTGATGATATGTATAAAAATTTTGATCCGTTTCTATCGTATAAGAACACAGTTAAAGTAGAATTTACAGAAAAAGGAGTGGAATTATATGAAAAAGTTTTGACAAATAGACCTAGACTTTTAAATAAGAAGGATGGAATTTATATTTTTGAATGTGATAACAAACTTGCATTGGTATATTTTGCACAATTTTTTTCAAATGTAAAAATTTTGGAACCAATTGAATTACAGCAAAAATTAAAAAATGAACTTAAAAGGACAATAGAAATATATGAAAATGAGGAGGAAAAAAATGTTTAG
- the rpiB gene encoding ribose 5-phosphate isomerase B translates to MKIVMGNDHAGVEFKNKLMEELRSKGYEIMNVGTDTLDSVDYPDIAKKVSEKVLNGEAKFGILICGTGIGISIAANKIKGIRAALCHNEYTAKLSRLHNDANIIALGARVLGEDLGLACVEAFVNTEFEGGRHAKRVGKIEL, encoded by the coding sequence ATGAAAATAGTAATGGGAAATGATCATGCGGGAGTAGAATTTAAAAATAAACTTATGGAAGAATTGAGAAGTAAAGGGTATGAAATTATGAACGTAGGAACTGATACATTAGATTCGGTGGATTATCCTGATATTGCGAAAAAAGTTAGTGAAAAAGTACTTAACGGAGAAGCAAAATTTGGAATTTTGATTTGTGGAACTGGAATAGGAATTTCTATTGCCGCAAATAAAATAAAAGGAATTCGTGCGGCTCTTTGTCACAACGAGTATACAGCAAAACTATCAAGACTTCACAATGATGCAAATATTATAGCGTTAGGAGCGAGAGTTTTAGGTGAAGATTTAGGGCTAGCTTGTGTTGAAGCGTTTGTAAATACAGAATTTGAAGGTGGCAGACACGCTAAAAGAGTTGGGAAAATAGAATTGTAA
- the rplT gene encoding 50S ribosomal protein L20, with product MPRVKTGIVRRKRHKKVLKEAKGYRGAIKTNYKKANEAVKKAMAYATEHRKLKKRKMRELWIIRINAAARLNGISYSRLMNGLKKAGIELDRKVLADLALNNPAEFTKLVEKVK from the coding sequence ATGCCAAGAGTAAAAACAGGAATAGTTAGAAGAAAAAGACATAAAAAAGTTTTAAAAGAAGCAAAAGGTTATAGAGGAGCTATAAAAACAAATTATAAAAAAGCTAATGAAGCAGTTAAAAAAGCTATGGCTTACGCAACTGAACATAGAAAATTGAAAAAAAGAAAAATGCGTGAATTATGGATTATCAGAATTAACGCTGCTGCAAGATTAAATGGAATTTCTTATTCAAGATTAATGAACGGACTTAAAAAAGCTGGGATTGAACTTGACAGAAAAGTTTTAGCAGACTTAGCATTAAATAACCCTGCTGAATTTACAAAATTAGTAGAAAAAGTTAAATAA